A single region of the Gemmatimonadales bacterium genome encodes:
- a CDS encoding SWIB/MDM2 domain-containing protein yields MATTRRKKSARKSAKRSSKKSAKKSARKSARKPVARKRAARRPARRKSAATRKPNAAFMKPMTPDSALAAVVGSTPLPRTEVTKKLWGYIKKHGLQDPKERRMINADDKLRPVFNGKSRVSMFDMTKLVNKHLS; encoded by the coding sequence ATGGCCACCACCAGGAGAAAGAAGTCCGCACGCAAGTCGGCCAAAAGGTCCTCCAAGAAGTCGGCCAAGAAGTCCGCCAGGAAGTCCGCGCGCAAGCCGGTCGCCCGGAAGCGCGCCGCCCGGCGCCCCGCGCGGCGGAAGAGCGCGGCCACGCGGAAGCCGAATGCCGCGTTCATGAAGCCGATGACGCCGGACTCGGCGCTCGCGGCCGTGGTCGGGTCGACCCCGCTCCCCCGCACCGAGGTCACCAAGAAGCTCTGGGGTTACATCAAGAAGCACGGGCTCCAGGATCCCAAGGAGCGCCGCATGATCAACGCCGATGACAAGCTGCGCCCCGTCTTCAACGGCAAGTCGCGGGTCTCGATGTTCGACATGACGAAGCTGGTGAACAAGCACCTGAGTTGA
- a CDS encoding TIGR03546 family protein: MRRKVHQRAPSPPPSIALMLTLLKLLQSMLATLHSEGTPGQVALGVAFGSVLGLTPLVNVHNAIIFGLVVVLNVSFGGGMLGWALFVPVGFLLDPLFNRIGFALLESRALRPLWESMYNIPLVPYTNFNNTVVLGSFVGWLVLAVPIFFGARWGVARYRATIGERVRRSRFYQALMASRAYNVYRWFRPR; the protein is encoded by the coding sequence GTGAGACGGAAAGTCCATCAACGTGCGCCCTCGCCGCCGCCTTCGATTGCGCTCATGCTTACGCTGCTCAAGCTGCTTCAATCGATGCTCGCCACCCTCCATTCGGAGGGGACGCCGGGCCAAGTTGCGCTCGGCGTAGCGTTCGGCTCGGTGCTCGGCCTCACCCCGCTCGTCAACGTGCATAACGCGATCATTTTCGGGCTTGTCGTGGTGCTCAACGTGTCGTTCGGGGGAGGAATGCTCGGGTGGGCGCTGTTCGTGCCGGTGGGATTTCTGCTGGATCCGCTGTTCAACCGGATCGGCTTCGCGCTGCTCGAAAGCCGGGCGCTCCGGCCGCTCTGGGAATCGATGTACAACATCCCGCTCGTGCCCTACACCAACTTCAACAACACCGTCGTGCTCGGCAGCTTCGTCGGCTGGCTCGTGCTCGCCGTGCCGATCTTCTTCGGAGCCCGCTGGGGGGTGGCGCGCTACCGCGCCACGATCGGCGAGCGGGTGCGGCGCTCGCGCTTCTACCAGGCGCTCATGGCCTCGCGCGCCTACAACGTCTATCGCTGGTTCCGGCCGCGATGA
- a CDS encoding TIGR03545 family protein yields the protein MNVKLFRWRAIGPLVVLFIILAVLVVLFAEPIARETTEDASGDLLGTEVDVAKLDLYPRDVAADFHRLQVADPFDPMRNLVEAADIHVKLDPYALAEEKLVVERLSLTGMRFNTRRSTRARAANPNGAAPQIVRAVREWTRKFDVPLLSLTPIDTIRQLVLDPGRLGTVQAANALRDRTDSTRRALEQGIQGLALDEVVDSARALAERLQHADPKTLGVQGTRDAVAAVQRTLHQIKQARARVSALEQSARAGVDLLANGLEQLDAARQRDYAFARSLLKLPSIAAPDIGKAFFGQVSVARFQQAMYWVQLARRYMPPGLLPHEAPGPDRLRQAGVDVHFPKERKYPAFLIEAGDVSFSIAGEGPLAGRYSANVQGVTSAPALYGKPTIVSASRRAAGPIVSALDVAAVLDHVGAETSDSIAADIAGLGLPTIDLPVLPVRLDPGRGTSRLHFTLRNGELSGRWAIASNKVAWSIDTAGRPLNDLERIVWQVVSGLDRLSVDARLSGTVRSPHLSLSSNLDDAVANRLEAVIGEQVARAEQLARARVDSLVSVKVEPVRREAAAVEAQARDRVAGLTQRLDEAQNQLEAALARITGGDLLHLPNIKLPS from the coding sequence ATGAACGTGAAGCTCTTCCGCTGGCGCGCGATCGGCCCGCTGGTCGTCCTCTTCATCATTCTCGCCGTGCTGGTGGTGCTCTTCGCCGAGCCGATCGCGCGCGAGACCACCGAGGATGCCAGCGGCGATCTGCTCGGTACCGAGGTCGACGTCGCCAAGCTCGACCTCTATCCGCGCGACGTCGCGGCCGACTTCCACCGGCTCCAGGTGGCCGATCCCTTCGACCCGATGCGCAACCTGGTCGAGGCGGCCGACATCCACGTGAAGCTCGACCCGTACGCGCTGGCCGAGGAGAAGCTCGTCGTCGAGCGGCTCTCGCTGACCGGGATGCGATTCAACACCCGGCGGAGCACCCGCGCGCGCGCCGCCAATCCGAACGGTGCGGCACCGCAGATCGTGCGCGCCGTGCGCGAATGGACCCGCAAGTTCGACGTGCCGCTCCTCTCGCTCACGCCGATCGACACCATCCGCCAACTGGTGCTCGACCCGGGCCGACTCGGCACCGTGCAGGCGGCGAATGCGCTGCGCGACCGCACCGACTCGACCCGCCGCGCGCTGGAGCAGGGCATCCAGGGCTTGGCGCTCGATGAAGTCGTCGACAGCGCCCGCGCCCTCGCCGAGCGCCTCCAGCACGCCGACCCGAAAACGCTCGGCGTTCAGGGCACCCGCGATGCCGTCGCCGCCGTGCAACGAACCCTTCACCAGATCAAGCAGGCGCGCGCGCGGGTGAGTGCGCTCGAGCAGAGCGCCCGCGCCGGTGTGGACCTGCTGGCCAACGGCCTCGAGCAGCTCGACGCGGCGCGCCAGCGCGACTACGCCTTTGCCCGGAGCCTGCTCAAGCTGCCGAGCATCGCGGCGCCCGACATCGGCAAGGCGTTCTTCGGGCAGGTGAGCGTCGCCCGATTTCAGCAGGCGATGTACTGGGTGCAGCTCGCCCGGCGCTACATGCCGCCGGGTCTCCTGCCGCACGAAGCGCCGGGCCCCGACCGCCTGCGGCAGGCCGGCGTTGACGTCCACTTTCCCAAGGAGCGGAAGTACCCCGCATTCCTGATCGAAGCCGGCGACGTGAGCTTTTCCATCGCGGGGGAGGGGCCGCTCGCAGGGCGGTACAGCGCAAACGTCCAGGGCGTCACGTCCGCGCCGGCGCTCTATGGAAAACCGACGATCGTCTCCGCGAGCCGGCGCGCCGCCGGACCGATCGTCTCCGCGCTCGACGTGGCTGCGGTGCTCGACCACGTCGGCGCGGAAACCAGCGATTCGATCGCGGCCGATATCGCGGGTTTGGGGCTCCCGACCATTGACCTGCCGGTCCTCCCGGTGCGGCTCGACCCTGGCCGCGGCACGTCGCGGCTCCACTTCACGCTCAGGAACGGCGAGCTGAGCGGCCGCTGGGCCATCGCGTCGAACAAGGTTGCCTGGAGTATCGATACCGCCGGCCGGCCGCTCAACGACCTCGAGCGCATCGTGTGGCAGGTCGTCTCCGGCCTCGACCGGCTCAGCGTGGACGCGCGGCTCTCCGGCACCGTGCGTTCGCCGCACCTCTCGCTGTCATCCAACCTGGACGACGCGGTGGCGAATCGACTCGAGGCCGTAATCGGCGAGCAGGTGGCACGGGCGGAGCAACTGGCGCGGGCCAGGGTGGACAGCCTGGTGAGCGTCAAGGTCGAGCCGGTGCGACGCGAGGCGGCGGCGGTTGAGGCGCAAGCCCGGGACCGCGTGGCCGGCCTTACGCAGCGACTCGATGAGGCGCAGAATCAACTCGAGGCGGCGCTCGCCCGCATCACGGGCGGCGACCTGCTCCACCTGCCGAACATCAAATTGCCGAGCTGA
- the thrA gene encoding bifunctional aspartate kinase/homoserine dehydrogenase I encodes MHKFGGASLADAEAIGRAVAIVRGHRHERPIVVVSAMAGATDTLLAVAARAQRGENGASTTLIAELGARYTAAARGALPAGRARTDLLEYIQAQCDELAAVAAGLRLLRDLTPRTSDFIAARGERLSARLVAAALTAGGVRARYVDAADVVRTDAHFGHASPDYDRTDRAGQRALEPLLARGIVPVVPGFVGASPGGDVTTLGRGGSDLTATLIARAVGAARVSLWKDVPGLLTADPRIVPDARVIPQLHTREAAELAYYGAKVLHPRALIPLAGRRIPLFVRPFAEPAAAGTEVSERIGTTRLPVKALSAATHQALVTVAGNGMLGVPGIAARTFTALQGRNISVSLISQASSEHSICFSVPAAAARGAREALEREFRDEIARREIDAVEVRPGLATLAVVGLGMAGTPGIAAGVFSALASGGINAVAIAQGSSELNISVVVEGEHAAEAQRRIHAAFQLSRIGGGSVTRPERVEVVLLGFGQIGRMLAGLLARVRRPQLELRVIGIIDRSGFLFEHRGLGARRLAALAAAKQGGTPVAKLPGGRAGSPGEAIALISGHALRRPILVDVTADDTGDILAQALASGMDLVLSNKRPLAGPRAESERLHKLARSYGRRLRHETTVGAGLPVIDTYYKLIESGDRVTRIEGCLSGTLGFLLDEMSRGRAFSAALRAAMAQGYTEPDPRDDLSGMDVGRKALILGRLLGYSGELAAGMVESLVPAAARGRTLASFLARLEEHDAEWARRMDAAATRSRVLRYVAAVTRRSLAVELREVERTSPFAALKGADNTVVFTTARYKSNPLVITGPGAGPPVTAAGVLNDILQLGAA; translated from the coding sequence GTGCACAAATTCGGCGGGGCTTCGCTCGCCGACGCCGAGGCGATCGGGCGCGCGGTCGCCATCGTCCGCGGCCACCGCCACGAGCGTCCGATCGTCGTGGTGTCGGCGATGGCGGGCGCGACGGACACGCTGCTCGCCGTGGCGGCGCGGGCACAGCGCGGCGAGAACGGGGCGAGCACCACGCTCATCGCCGAGCTTGGGGCGCGCTACACGGCGGCGGCGCGTGGGGCGCTGCCGGCCGGACGGGCCCGCACCGACCTCCTCGAATACATCCAGGCGCAGTGCGACGAGCTGGCCGCCGTGGCCGCGGGCCTCCGGCTCCTCCGCGATCTCACGCCGCGCACGAGCGATTTCATTGCCGCGCGAGGTGAGCGGCTGAGCGCGCGGCTCGTGGCCGCGGCGCTCACGGCCGGCGGTGTCCGCGCCCGTTACGTCGACGCGGCGGACGTGGTCCGCACCGACGCGCACTTCGGCCACGCCTCGCCGGATTACGACCGGACCGACCGCGCGGGGCAGCGTGCGCTCGAGCCCTTGCTCGCCCGCGGGATCGTGCCGGTGGTGCCTGGATTCGTCGGCGCCTCGCCCGGCGGCGACGTCACGACGCTCGGCCGCGGCGGCTCGGACCTCACGGCGACGCTCATCGCGCGCGCTGTGGGTGCCGCGCGGGTGTCGCTCTGGAAGGACGTGCCCGGACTCCTCACCGCCGATCCCAGGATCGTGCCCGACGCGCGCGTGATCCCCCAGCTTCACACCCGCGAGGCCGCCGAGCTTGCGTACTACGGCGCCAAGGTGCTGCACCCACGCGCGCTGATCCCGCTCGCGGGCCGGCGGATTCCGCTCTTCGTGCGGCCGTTCGCCGAGCCCGCAGCCGCGGGCACCGAGGTCTCCGAGCGCATCGGCACCACGCGGCTTCCGGTGAAGGCGCTCTCCGCCGCGACCCACCAGGCGCTCGTCACTGTGGCCGGCAACGGCATGCTCGGCGTGCCGGGCATTGCGGCGCGGACGTTTACCGCGCTCCAGGGCCGCAACATCTCAGTGTCGCTCATTTCGCAGGCCTCATCGGAGCACTCGATCTGCTTCAGTGTACCGGCGGCGGCCGCGCGCGGGGCGCGCGAGGCACTCGAGCGCGAGTTCCGCGACGAAATCGCGCGGCGGGAGATCGACGCCGTCGAGGTGCGGCCCGGCCTCGCCACGCTCGCGGTGGTGGGCCTCGGCATGGCAGGCACGCCGGGCATCGCGGCGGGCGTTTTCTCGGCGCTCGCCTCGGGCGGCATCAACGCCGTCGCGATCGCGCAGGGATCGTCGGAGCTCAACATCTCGGTCGTGGTGGAAGGCGAGCACGCGGCGGAGGCGCAGCGGCGGATTCACGCCGCGTTTCAGCTCTCGCGCATTGGCGGCGGGAGCGTGACGCGGCCGGAGCGGGTGGAAGTCGTGCTGCTGGGATTCGGACAGATCGGGCGGATGCTCGCCGGCCTGCTCGCGCGGGTGCGCCGGCCGCAGCTCGAGCTGCGCGTGATCGGCATCATCGACCGCAGCGGGTTTCTCTTCGAGCACCGGGGGCTCGGCGCCCGGCGCCTCGCCGCGCTCGCGGCGGCCAAGCAAGGCGGCACGCCCGTCGCCAAGCTGCCGGGCGGGCGCGCCGGCTCACCGGGCGAAGCGATCGCGCTCATCAGCGGCCACGCGCTGCGCCGGCCGATCCTGGTGGATGTCACCGCGGACGACACCGGCGACATTCTCGCGCAGGCGCTGGCCTCGGGCATGGACCTCGTCCTCTCGAACAAGCGGCCCCTCGCGGGGCCGCGGGCCGAGAGCGAGCGGCTGCACAAACTCGCGCGGAGCTACGGGCGGCGACTCCGGCACGAAACGACGGTGGGCGCCGGGCTGCCGGTCATCGACACGTACTACAAGCTCATCGAATCGGGCGACCGCGTAACCCGAATCGAGGGCTGCCTCTCGGGCACGCTCGGCTTTCTTCTGGACGAGATGAGCCGCGGCCGCGCGTTTTCCGCGGCGCTCCGCGCCGCGATGGCGCAAGGCTACACCGAGCCCGATCCACGCGACGACCTCTCCGGTATGGACGTCGGGCGCAAGGCGCTCATCCTCGGCCGGCTGCTCGGCTACTCGGGCGAGCTGGCGGCGGGCATGGTGGAGTCGCTGGTGCCGGCGGCCGCGCGCGGGCGGACGCTCGCGAGCTTCCTCGCGCGCCTGGAGGAGCACGACGCCGAGTGGGCGCGGCGAATGGACGCGGCCGCGACGCGGAGCCGCGTGCTCCGCTACGTGGCGGCGGTGACGCGTCGCTCGCTCGCCGTGGAGCTGCGCGAGGTCGAGCGTACGAGTCCGTTCGCTGCGCTCAAAGGCGCGGACAACACCGTCGTGTTCACCACCGCGCGGTACAAGTCGAACCCGCTCGTCATCACCGGCCCGGGCGCAGGCCCGCCTGTCACCGCCGCCGGAGTGCTGAACGACATTCTGCAGCTCGGCGCCGCATGA
- a CDS encoding NAD(P)(+) transhydrogenase (Re/Si-specific) subunit beta encodes MIHDLVQPSYIIATILFILALHWMNTPQTARRGVYAGVVAMLIAVVVTWIQPQVVHHGWIIVAIIAGFIVGVPLALVPLTAVPQRTALSHAFGGLAAGLVGTAEYYLGVGEGPESLTTFRMIAIIAEIILGFLTFTGSLMATGKLQEVKWIPQRPVTYPGQNVGNVGLLAVAVVLGVALIMHPTAAWAPALFPVIIAIALAFGVLLIIPIGGADMPTVIAILNSYAGLSAVAMGFALDNRLLITAGALDGSSGLILAIIMCKAMNRSFGNVLFGAFGQAPAAKAGGEEKVYKSETFEGAAQVLEQANLVVIIPGYGMAVAQAQHKVRELYDQLKKRGITVKFAIHPVAGRMPGHMNVLLAEADIPYTDLAEMDEINPDMPQCDVALVVGANDVVNPAARSDKTSPIYGMPIIDADKARTVFAIKRSKNPGFAGIDNALYFSDRTWMLFGDAKNVIGELVKQLAGGSGLH; translated from the coding sequence ATGATCCACGATCTGGTACAACCGTCGTACATCATCGCGACGATCCTGTTCATTCTGGCGCTCCACTGGATGAACACGCCGCAGACCGCGCGGCGCGGCGTGTACGCGGGCGTGGTCGCGATGCTCATCGCGGTGGTGGTCACCTGGATCCAGCCGCAGGTCGTGCACCATGGCTGGATCATCGTGGCGATCATCGCGGGCTTCATCGTGGGTGTGCCGCTCGCGCTGGTGCCCCTCACGGCGGTGCCGCAGCGGACCGCGTTGTCCCACGCGTTCGGCGGGCTCGCGGCGGGCCTCGTGGGGACGGCCGAGTACTATCTCGGCGTGGGCGAGGGACCGGAGAGCCTCACCACGTTCCGCATGATCGCGATCATCGCGGAGATCATTCTCGGTTTCCTCACGTTCACCGGCAGCCTCATGGCCACCGGCAAGCTGCAGGAGGTAAAGTGGATTCCGCAGCGGCCGGTGACCTACCCGGGGCAGAACGTGGGCAACGTCGGCCTGCTCGCCGTGGCCGTGGTGCTCGGCGTGGCGCTCATCATGCACCCGACCGCGGCCTGGGCGCCGGCCCTCTTTCCCGTGATCATCGCGATCGCGCTGGCCTTCGGCGTGCTGCTCATCATCCCGATCGGCGGCGCCGACATGCCGACGGTGATCGCCATCCTCAACTCGTACGCCGGCCTTTCGGCGGTGGCGATGGGATTTGCGCTCGACAACCGGCTGCTCATCACGGCGGGCGCGCTGGACGGCTCGAGCGGGCTCATCCTCGCCATCATCATGTGCAAGGCGATGAACCGCTCGTTCGGCAACGTGCTGTTCGGTGCGTTCGGGCAGGCGCCCGCCGCAAAAGCGGGCGGCGAGGAGAAGGTCTACAAGTCGGAGACCTTCGAGGGCGCGGCGCAGGTGCTGGAGCAGGCCAATCTCGTCGTGATCATTCCGGGCTACGGGATGGCGGTTGCGCAGGCGCAGCACAAGGTGCGCGAGCTGTACGACCAGCTCAAGAAGCGCGGGATCACGGTGAAATTCGCCATCCATCCGGTAGCGGGGCGCATGCCGGGCCACATGAACGTGCTCCTCGCGGAAGCCGACATTCCGTACACCGACCTGGCCGAGATGGACGAGATCAACCCCGACATGCCGCAGTGCGACGTGGCGCTCGTGGTGGGCGCCAACGACGTGGTGAACCCGGCGGCACGCTCCGACAAGACGAGCCCGATCTACGGCATGCCGATCATCGACGCCGACAAGGCGCGCACGGTGTTCGCGATCAAGCGGAGCAAGAACCCCGGCTTTGCCGGGATCGACAACGCGCTCTACTTCTCCGATCGGACGTGGATGCTCTTCGGCGACGCGAAGAACGTGATCGGCGAGCTGGTGAAGCAGCTCGCCGGCGGAAGCGGGCTGCACTGA
- a CDS encoding homoserine kinase, which translates to MSMMLKVRAQAFAPGSVGNLGPGLDILGLAVAGAGDEVAAERTEAGRITVRGAGHADLPTDPRRNTAALAAAEVLRRAGARSVGLSLTVRKGLPLCGGQGGSAASAVAGAVAVNHLLGGPLDRAALLEACVEAEAAVAGRHADNVAPSLLGGAVLIRSLHPLDVVRLPVPPELWVVLAHPDQRLRTRESRAVLPREVALDVALHQAAQVAAVVAALAAGDYALLGRALDDRVAEPARAPLLPGFDAAKRAAHAAGALGASISGSGPTAFALARGEASARAVGTAMQAAYAESGMTARIRVAEVDRSGARVVPGAGDG; encoded by the coding sequence ATGAGCATGATGCTCAAGGTTCGCGCGCAGGCGTTCGCGCCCGGATCGGTCGGCAATCTGGGGCCGGGGCTCGACATTCTCGGCCTCGCGGTCGCGGGCGCTGGGGACGAGGTCGCGGCGGAGCGCACGGAGGCAGGCCGCATCACGGTGCGGGGCGCCGGCCACGCCGACCTGCCCACCGATCCTCGGCGCAACACCGCCGCGCTCGCGGCGGCCGAGGTGCTGCGCCGTGCGGGCGCGCGAAGCGTGGGGCTCTCGCTCACGGTGCGGAAGGGGCTGCCGCTCTGCGGAGGCCAGGGCGGGAGTGCCGCGTCCGCGGTGGCCGGCGCGGTCGCCGTGAATCACCTGCTGGGCGGCCCGCTCGACCGCGCGGCCCTGCTCGAGGCGTGCGTCGAGGCGGAAGCCGCGGTCGCGGGGCGCCACGCGGACAACGTTGCGCCGTCGCTGCTGGGTGGAGCGGTGCTCATCCGGAGCCTGCACCCGCTCGATGTGGTGCGCCTGCCGGTGCCGCCGGAGCTCTGGGTCGTGCTCGCGCACCCCGACCAGCGGCTCCGCACTCGGGAGTCGCGCGCCGTGCTCCCGCGCGAGGTGGCTCTCGACGTGGCGCTGCATCAGGCGGCGCAGGTGGCGGCGGTGGTGGCCGCACTCGCCGCCGGCGACTACGCGCTGCTGGGCCGCGCCCTCGACGACCGCGTGGCGGAGCCGGCGCGCGCGCCGCTTCTTCCGGGGTTCGACGCGGCCAAGCGCGCGGCCCACGCGGCCGGGGCGCTCGGCGCGTCCATTTCCGGGAGCGGGCCCACCGCGTTCGCCCTCGCGAGGGGCGAGGCGAGCGCGCGCGCCGTGGGCACCGCAATGCAGGCGGCGTACGCCGAGTCAGGCATGACCGCGCGGATCCGCGTGGCGGAGGTGGATCGGAGCGGCGCGCGGGTGGTGCCGGGAGCGGGGGACGGGTGA
- the thrC gene encoding threonine synthase, with the protein MSGERGSGSAASASEAARARSVQRCVACGSEMPESDPRTRCAQCGGLLELAHVGPGFTREALLACFAEARGASGSNAATDGGAQSGVWRFQAAVLPSAREIITHPEGNTPLLHRAALDRWTGAGQLLMKHEGHNPTGSFKDRGMTVGVTQAKRLGAAAVACASTGNTSASLAAYAAQAGIPALALVPSGNVALGKLAQSLAYGARTLLVRGDFDDCLRLVEQASEQLGVYLLNSINPFRIEGQKTIVLELLEQLGWDAPDWIAVPAGNLGNTAAFGKALREARAWGLIDRMPRIAAVQAEGAAPFARSFGEGFARRHTVKAETVATAIRIGDPASYERAVRTIRETDGVVLAVSDAEILEAKAAIDAAGVGCEPASAASVAGVRRLIRDGVMRPSERIISVLTGHVLKDPGVLIRYHQEMDPPPAGANRPIEIDPTLGEVERILRLTAAPA; encoded by the coding sequence GTGAGCGGCGAGCGCGGGAGCGGCAGCGCCGCGAGCGCATCCGAGGCGGCGCGCGCGCGCAGCGTGCAGCGCTGCGTCGCCTGCGGGAGCGAGATGCCGGAGAGCGATCCGCGCACCCGCTGCGCGCAGTGCGGCGGGCTGCTCGAGCTCGCCCACGTGGGCCCGGGGTTCACCCGTGAGGCGCTGCTCGCATGCTTTGCGGAGGCCCGCGGCGCGTCGGGCAGCAACGCCGCCACCGACGGCGGCGCCCAATCAGGCGTCTGGCGCTTCCAGGCCGCCGTGCTGCCCTCCGCCCGGGAGATCATTACGCACCCCGAAGGCAATACTCCCCTGCTCCACCGCGCCGCGCTCGACCGCTGGACCGGCGCCGGGCAGCTCCTCATGAAGCACGAGGGCCACAACCCGACCGGCTCATTCAAGGATCGCGGCATGACGGTCGGCGTGACGCAGGCCAAACGCCTCGGCGCCGCCGCCGTGGCGTGCGCCTCGACCGGCAATACGTCGGCATCGCTCGCGGCATACGCCGCGCAGGCGGGCATTCCCGCGCTCGCACTGGTACCGTCCGGCAACGTCGCCCTCGGCAAGCTCGCGCAGAGCCTCGCGTACGGTGCGCGCACGCTGCTCGTCCGCGGCGACTTCGACGACTGCCTGCGCCTGGTCGAGCAAGCGAGCGAGCAGCTCGGCGTCTATCTGCTCAACTCGATCAATCCGTTTCGCATCGAGGGCCAGAAGACCATCGTGCTCGAGCTGCTCGAGCAGCTCGGCTGGGACGCGCCCGACTGGATCGCGGTGCCCGCCGGCAACCTCGGCAACACCGCCGCGTTCGGGAAGGCGCTGCGCGAGGCGCGCGCCTGGGGACTCATCGACCGGATGCCGCGGATCGCCGCGGTGCAGGCGGAGGGGGCGGCACCGTTCGCGCGGAGCTTCGGCGAGGGGTTCGCACGGCGGCACACGGTGAAAGCCGAGACGGTGGCGACCGCGATCCGCATCGGCGACCCGGCATCGTACGAGCGCGCGGTGCGAACCATCCGCGAAACCGACGGGGTGGTACTCGCCGTGAGCGACGCCGAGATCCTCGAGGCCAAGGCGGCAATCGATGCGGCGGGCGTCGGCTGCGAACCCGCGAGCGCCGCGAGCGTCGCCGGCGTGCGGCGCCTCATTCGAGACGGCGTGATGCGGCCGTCAGAGCGGATTATCAGCGTGCTCACCGGGCACGTACTCAAGGACCCCGGTGTGCTGATCCGCTATCACCAGGAGATGGACCCGCCGCCTGCCGGCGCCAACCGCCCGATCGAAATCGACCCGACGCTCGGGGAGGTGGAGCGGATCCTCCGACTCACTGCGGCGCCCGCGTAG
- a CDS encoding PQQ-dependent sugar dehydrogenase, with protein MLAIARSRSIQIAARRGAALALGAFAVAATPSRHPAPSCAKDNAGLTLPDGFCAAVFAQDLGPARHLAVAPNGDVFANISDKNVAGMRDTTGDGVADLVRHFGKDGGTGIALTDGFLYYATDDAVYRYPWRAGQLEPTSPRETVVSGLPHGGDHNAKSIAIGPGDALYVNVGSATNSCQVANRQSHSPGKDPCTELETRAGIWRFSASKPGQTFGDGERFATGLRNTVALAIQPGTGALYGAMMGRDQLTQNWGVPAKKGAENPGEELVRIEKGDNFGWPYCYYDVDLHHLVLAPEYGGDGTRVGRCAEFKEPLIAFPGHWAPLAIAFSTPATARQFGSAYRDGLFIAFHGSWNRAPLPQAGYRVSWVPFRSGKPTGKYSTFAIGSAGPTWLRASGVAVGPDGALYVASDGKGMIWRIVNASAPPAEEARAGEGATRAPQ; from the coding sequence ATGCTCGCCATCGCTCGCTCTCGCTCGATTCAGATCGCCGCTCGGCGCGGCGCCGCGCTCGCGCTGGGCGCGTTCGCCGTCGCCGCAACGCCGTCGCGCCATCCGGCACCGTCCTGCGCGAAAGACAATGCCGGCCTCACGCTGCCCGACGGATTCTGCGCCGCAGTCTTCGCGCAGGACTTGGGCCCCGCGCGCCATCTCGCCGTGGCGCCGAACGGCGACGTCTTCGCCAACATCTCCGACAAGAACGTGGCCGGGATGCGCGACACTACCGGCGATGGTGTCGCCGATCTCGTGCGCCACTTCGGCAAGGATGGCGGCACCGGCATCGCGCTCACGGATGGATTTCTCTACTACGCGACCGACGACGCCGTGTACCGCTACCCCTGGCGCGCGGGCCAGCTCGAGCCGACGAGCCCGCGGGAAACCGTCGTGAGCGGTCTGCCGCACGGCGGCGACCACAACGCCAAGAGCATCGCCATCGGTCCCGGCGATGCACTCTACGTGAACGTCGGGTCGGCCACGAACAGCTGTCAGGTGGCGAACCGTCAATCGCATTCACCGGGCAAAGATCCGTGCACCGAGCTCGAGACCCGTGCCGGCATCTGGCGATTCTCCGCCTCGAAGCCAGGGCAGACGTTCGGCGATGGCGAGCGGTTCGCCACCGGGCTGCGCAATACCGTGGCGCTCGCCATCCAGCCCGGCACCGGCGCGCTCTACGGCGCCATGATGGGGCGCGACCAGCTCACGCAGAACTGGGGCGTCCCCGCGAAGAAGGGCGCCGAGAATCCAGGCGAGGAGCTGGTGCGCATCGAGAAGGGCGACAACTTCGGCTGGCCGTACTGCTACTACGACGTGGACCTGCATCACCTGGTGCTGGCGCCGGAGTACGGCGGCGACGGCACCAGGGTGGGCCGCTGCGCCGAATTCAAGGAGCCACTGATTGCGTTCCCGGGGCATTGGGCCCCGCTCGCGATCGCGTTCTCCACCCCGGCCACGGCGCGGCAATTCGGCTCGGCCTATCGCGACGGGCTCTTCATCGCCTTCCATGGCTCGTGGAATCGCGCGCCTTTGCCGCAGGCGGGCTACCGGGTGTCGTGGGTGCCGTTCCGGAGCGGCAAGCCCACCGGCAAGTACAGCACATTCGCGATCGGGAGCGCGGGGCCCACATGGCTCCGTGCCTCGGGCGTTGCGGTGGGGCCCGATGGCGCGCTCTATGTGGCGTCGGATGGCAAGGGGATGATCTGGCGGATCGTGAACGCGAGCGCGCCTCCGGCCGAGGAGGCACGCGCCGGCGAGGGCGCTACGCGGGCGCCGCAGTGA